The Panthera leo isolate Ple1 chromosome D1, P.leo_Ple1_pat1.1, whole genome shotgun sequence region AGGCTGTGGcccagctggaggaggagaagcagcatTTGCTGTTCATGAGCCAGATCCGCAAGCTGGATGAGGACACATCCCCCAGTGTGAGCCCCTACAGCCATCGGGCaggggggcctgggagggggaggggcagcgtgGCTGGCTCTGACCCAGCCACTGACACTTGGGCTACCGCGCCCCACCTTCCCTGACACTCGttctgtcctcctccccaggaggagaagggggacgTCCCCAAAGACTCTCTGGATGACCTGTTCCCCAACGAGGAGGAGCAGAGCCCAGGTGCAGAGGGACAGCTggttctgggggcagggggagggagagctgtGTAAACTCCTTGTCCTTGGGACCCAGAGGTCACCAGAAACAGGGACCAAAAGGCAACTGTGTTCTTTCCCACCTCATTTCTGATCATCACATCCCAGCATgttagagtttttaattttttttttttttttgagagaaacagagcatgagcgggggaggggcagagagaaggggagacgcagaatccgaagcagactccaggctctgagctgtcagctcaaactcacgaaccataaggtcataacctgagctgaaatcaagagtcggacgctcaacacaCTGAGCCCCCCAGCATGTTAGAGTTTAAAAGTGCTTTTCTCCCCCTAAGCCTTGAGGAGCAGTTATCACAGGTCAGAGCTTTAGAGCTGCCTAACCTAGGTTTAAGTCCTGCTCTGCCACCAGTTGTTCTGGGACCactggtttctttccctctctaagCCTCCTCTGAGGGTTAACGGAGGATGTGTGCACAGTACTGAGCCCTGGGCCAGCGCTTACAGTGTCAAGTGTCCCTTCTGCGGATGGGAGGCCGAGGCTTGGAGGTTAGATGGCTTGCTCTAGAACACATAGCTTGAGGCATTGTGGCCCGGATTCTACCCACTCTACAGATGGTGAAACTAAGGCAGAATAGTAAGTGACTTCCCCAGGGCCACATGTCGGGTAGGTCAAAGACATGGCCGGTGTGTGCCAGCTCAACCCAGTTGGTACATCTTATCTGCCCTTGGCCTtgcagcccccagccctggaggAGGGGATGTGGCTGCCCAGCACGGGGGCTATGAAATCCCAGCACGGCTCCGCACCCTGCACAACCTGGTGATTCAGTACGCCTCACAGGGCCGCTACGAGGTGGCCGTGCCACTCTGCAAGCAGGCGCTCGAGGACCTGGAGAAGACATCGGGCCACGACCACCCTGATGTTGCCACCATGCTGAACATCCTGGCTTTGGTCTATCGGTGAGGGCTCCTCTGGCCACAGTCATCCATGGGAGTGCCTGCACACTTTGTGAAAGCTCCAGCCCTGGTCACAAACCCTTAGGCCCTGGTGACGGTCAGGACTCAGCTCCACTGGGCAgttgggcagagagaaggagcatgtgTCCAGAGGGTGTGGAGTCCACAGGATGCCTAGGCCCCTGTGAACCTGGGCTACAGATGTGAATAAGGCTTAGTCCATTGGAGGAAAAAGACTTGGGCGTAAGTAGGGACCAGGGCAGCACATGAAGACCCTAAGGATACCAGGGAGTCAGCACTGCTTCTCCAGGCATTAAGGCTTAAGTAGGATCTTTGGTGAAAGATGAGTTGCCCAGAACATGAGTGTGTTGGAAACGTTTCCCCTGGCAGAAAGAGGAGtatgagcaaaggccctgaggaatAGGCAACAAGGTGCCCTGGGCAtgaggcagtggggtgggggtggggtggcagatCTAGGGGAATCTGGCTCATACCCTGGCACTCTATGCCCTGGTGAATCGTGAGTGAACTGTCCAAAGTCCCCCGCCCCAATCTGCTGGCTGAACGGGTCTCCCGAAGCTCTGGGTCATAATCATGCCCACTCACCAGTAAATACAAGAGGAGTGACCGTGGAGATCTGAGACCACTAGGGGGAGGGCCTTGGGCTGGAGGACAACCCTTACTTACCATGCTTCTACCCGCACCCAGGGACCAGAACAAGTACAAAGAGGCTGCCCACCTGCTCAACGATGCCCTGGCCATCCGTGAAAAGACACTGGGCAAGGACCACCCGGCTGTGAgtgagggcgggggtgggggagctgccCCTGCCCAGGCAGCGCCCTGGGTCATTGACCTCCACTCTCCCACCCACCAGGTGGCCGCAACGTTAAACAACCTAGCAGTTCTGTATGGCAAGCGGGGCAAGTACAAAGAGGCCGAGCCACTGTGCAAACGGGCATTAGAAATCCGGGAGAAGGTGAGAGCAGGCGGGGCTGGGCAGCTCAAGGCTGGCACGTGGGGGCCCAGGCCAGCCTTGAGCCCAGCCACTGGCTCCCACTCCCATCGCAGGTCCTGGGCAAGTTTCATCCAGATGTGGCCAAGCAGCTGAGCAACCTGGCCCTGCTGTGCCAGAACCAGGGCAAAGCTGAAGAGGTGGAATACTACTACCGGCGGGCGCTGGAGATCTATGCCACACGCCTCGGGCCTGATGACCCCAACGTGGCCAAAACCAAGAATAACCTGGTACCCTGGGCCACgaatggggtgggaggaaggaaggaaaaggctcGACTCCCTGCATTCTGCTCACCCTCTGGCCGCTTCCCTCCAGGCCTCCTGCTACCTGAAACAGGGCAAGTACCAGGACGCAGAGACCCTGTACAAGGAGATCCTCACCCGGGCTCATGAGAAGGAGTTCGGCTCTGTCAATGGTGAGTCTGTGACcaccctgtgccccaccccccactcacacagCACAGGCCCCCCTCAGCCATCAGCATCCAGGGTAAATACCTCAGCTGGACAGGCCCTCGTGGGGTCTGGCTGGTCCCCAGCCATTTGTGTGCACGTGTGAACACACACACCCAACGCACACGGCCTCCTGGGTCGTGCTGGTACTACACTCAGCTTTTGCATACGCCGTGCCCTGGGCCCAAAGTCTTTTTACCTCCCCTGCTGGGCAATTCCTGCCCCTCATGAGGCCCCACTCCAaatgtctccccccccccccggggaagcCACCTTCTGGCCCCCCATGGTTGGTCATTTCCTGCCGTGTGATCCCTCAGCCTGGCCTATCATTTAGGCCTAGCACATGTCTCGGGCTGTGGGCTTGAGGTGTTTAAGGATCCGCTGCCCCCAACCCTCAATCGCAAGCCCCACAAGCATAGGCCTATGCCCTGTCATCTCTTTGCTCCAGAAGAGGGTCAGTAATgttctgagtctgtttctttgttcacccattcattcattcattcattcatacattcattcattcaacaaagccCAACCCTGATCCTTCCTGGGTACCCCTGACCTCCTCCCCAGACCCCAGTCCTATGTTTCAACCAGGAGAAGCCTATATGGGAGGCTGGTGACAGCCCCCTTTCTCCCCCCAGGGGACAACAAGCCCATCTGGATGCACGCAGAAGAACGGGAAGAGAGCAAGGTAGCTCtatgggcagggctggggtggcctggggagggagggtgaggctAGGGATGTGTAGAGGGGAGGGACTTCTGCCACCTCTGCTGACCATTCCTTCCCCCTAGGACAAGCGCCGGGACAGCACCCCCTATGGGGAATATGGCAGCTGGTACAAGGCCTGTAAAGTAGACAGGTGAGGACAGTGGGGCAGGGCTGGCAATAGAGCAGCTGGCAGGGAAACAGCATCCTGAGCGGGGGCCAAGTCCAGGCTCTGGACTCCATCCTGCTCACCCCCAGAACACACACCTCTTCTTTGTCACCTTGGCTTTCAAGACCTGGGTCACAGGCCACCTGTCCCAAAAAGGCTCGCTGCGTTGGGATGGCCGATTATCTTGCTCTTGGGTCTCCCAGCTTTTAGTCCTGGTGGCAGCACCCCACGTAGGGCTGGGGTTGGGGTGATTCCGAACCAGGAGAGTCTAGCACAAGCACAGGGCTTGACACGGGAGGGGAGAGATCCTGGTCGGCTGGATGGCTCGTCAGGGCCCAATGTGGGCTGGATGGGCCTGGTTCCTGGGGAACATGGAGTCTGAGACTATCCCGCTCTCCCATCCACAGCCCCACAGTCAACACTACCCTGCGCAGCTTGGGGGCCCTCTACCGGCGCCAGGGCAAGCTAGAAGCGGCACACACACTGGAGGACTGCGCCAGCCGAAGCCGCAAGCAGGTGAGGCCACGGGCccgaggggggtgggcagggacctGTGTGGCCCTGTGTGTTCCAGTCAGGATTCACGGCTCCATCCGGTgtgccctgcctctccctcagggcctggaccctgcAAGCCAGACCAGGGTGGTGGAACTGCTGAAAGATAGCAGTGGTGGACGGGGAGACCGCCGTGGCAGCCGGGACGTGACCGGGGGTGCTGGGGCTCGGCCTGAGTCTGAACTCGAGGAGGCAGGGCCTGCAGCCGAATGGAGCGGGGTGAGTCTAGGGTCTCGGGTGGGCCGGGAGGCTGTGTGGTCAGTGTGGCACAGAGACAAACGTCTGCCCCACAGGATGGCAGTGGCTCCTTGCGGCGCAGTGGCTCCTTTGGGAAGCTCCGAGATGCCCTGAGGCGGAGCAGTGAGATGCTGGTGAAGAAGCTGCAGGGTGGTGGCCCGCAGGAGCCTCCTAATCCCAGGTGAGCCTCTGCCCCTGATCGCCCCCACTCCCCCCGCTGCCCACCCAGAGTGAGCCTCTCACGAACCCACCCAGTAACCCACCCACCCCAGATGAGCTTCTGATCCACATGAACTCCCTTGTCTCTCTCAAGCTCCGCCACCCACCAGATCTGCTCCCTTCCCGTGAGCCTCCCTTTCCAGCCCCAACCTGACCCCTTCccacatctccccctcccccagcccaccccattCACCCTGGGCAAATCCAGGCATTCCTTTCCCCTCAGGATGAAGCGGGCTAGTTCTCTCAACTTCCTCAACAAGAGTGTGGAAGAGCCTGTCCAGGTATGGCTGGGTGGGTGTTTGGGCACTGGGTAGCTGAAGCCCAGGCCCCAGGGCCCAAAGGCTGCATGTCCTGTGTACTGGCCAAGCTTGCCAATCACGTCTACTTACCTAGCAACATttccagctctgtgccaggcccagcTTTGGGCTGGACACAGGGAAGACAAATGAGGGAAACCCTGCTCCCGCCTGGGATGGATGTGCACGTGGCCAGGGCCAACACAGTAACCGCTGAGGTGGGCAGGAGTTCAGAGCACCACGACATGGTCGGGGGCCCAGCTCAGGGCCTATGGCTGATCAGGCCCCTTCTGCCGGGGAAGTACAGACCGGCAGCAGCAGGAAGCTGAGCCACCTGCCCCTTCTGCCCACAGCCTGGAGGCACAGGTTTCTCTGACAGCCGCACCCTCAGCTCCAGCTCCATGGACCTCTCCCGACGAAGCTCCCTCGTGGGCTAATCCTGAAGGGGCAGCCAGTTGCCAGAGCGTCCACCCGGCActgtccccatccccagccctTCGCATGGGCCTGCTGCTTGCCCCACGTGTCTTTCCCAAGGACCCCTGTCTTTTCTGTTCAATCTCAGGGTAACCTCCTCCCTCGTCATCTCAGCCCTAAGCCCTGGAGGCAGGGCCTGCCTGCTCCAGCTCTACCCCTTATTTATTCCATCCAGCAGGGCCCCCTCTTCTTTAGGTTCAGGGCCAGCGTGAGGGGCTGGCCAGGGTCTCCAAGGTAGAGACACAGCGGCCCGCCCTCCCCAGGCCCCGGAGACAAGAACACTGAGCACCTGCCGTCCCTTCAgcactcctgccctcccccctgtcccccgcccccggccgtTGCTTCTGTATATAGAGAAATAAGTTATTGGCCGCGCCCCTCCCCTCAGTCCACGGTACTCCCCGGTTCTCCCCTCACCCTGTCCTCCTCTAGTGGTACCGCCCAGGCCTTAATCACCCCCATTCCGCGCGGTGGTATCTTCCAAGCTCTACATCTTGGGGGGGCAGCGCCTCCCCAAAGGGTTCCCTGGGCCTTCTCGCGCTCCTCCTCGCCTCTGAGGGGCGCGTTGAGCCCCACCATCGCCCGTGCCCCAGGACGGAGAGCCCTCCCCTTGCCCGTCCTTTCACCGCCGGGCCCTGCCCAGCATCCCGGCCTATGCACTGCCCctcccgcccggccccgcccaggCACGGCCTGACCCCGCCCCGGGCACCGCCCGTCGAGCCATCCTGCCACGCCTCATCCCACGCCTGCAGCTTCTCGCGAGGGGCAGTGATGACCCCCTGTGGCAGGAGGGGCTGTCCCTGTTGGGGGTGAGGCGGTCGCTTTCTATTTTCAAATGTTGCTGTAGAAATAAAGACCGTTTGAATCTGAGCCGGGCTTGTTTTGGAGCGGAGGCCGAGGTCTCCTAGCGTCTCTAGATTGGGGGTGAGGGCGGGAGAGGCTGCGAGCGAGCGAGCGTTTGTGTGTGTCTTTCACGTCCGGTCCCGTGCAGCCGAAGCCCAGATATTTTGCTCCTATCCCGGATTTGTTAGGGGGCCTCGCAAGTTCAGGGTTTTTTCTAACAACCTTCATCTCTGAGGTTCTAGGGACAGCGGTCTTTGAACTCTTCCCCTTACAAGGCTGTTTCACCTTGAGCGAATTACCGAGAGTCGacttttccatctataaaatgtgggTGACGACACCCTCCCGGGGCTGCATCTGAATTAACAGTACCAGCACACCAAGAAccccaaataaatgaacttcTAATGCTAACAGCTCCGGGAGCTGAGAGGGTAGGGATGACCACCTCTGCCAGGCAGACACGAAACGTGTCAACCCCAGCCCTAAATTGAGCTTTCCTGGTGGGGACACAGTCAGGCTCCTGGGCGCTTTCATCAAGCCCAGTGACGGCTACGGGGAACGAACTACAAGCCCCAGAAGGCATCGCGCGGCGATGATGGGGCGTGAGCTAGGAGACACAACCTCGGGTTTACGCCTGCGCAGCGGGGGTGAGTTGGGAAAAGCAAGGAGACTACAAGTTCCGAGAAGCAACGCAGCAAGACCCAAGTCGGGAATGTTTGCGCCTGCGCGTCGCGGGCGGGGCCTCTGGGGCGGAGCGGCCACCATCTTGGAACGGGAGGCGGAGCAGAGCTGACTGGGAGCGACCGAGCGGGCCACCGCCGCCGCCATGAACCCCGAATAGTGAGTGAGCCCCGCCCGCGCCGTCCGGCGCAGCCTCGATCCCGAGTACGGGGCTGTACGCTTACCGGGGTTGTCCGGCCTGGGTCAGGACTGCGCGGCGCCCCCACATCCGGGTCCCTCTTccgctgacccccccccccccacatccgggtcctgcccctccccccgggggcCCCCGGACCCCGGCTCGGCACCCCGAGTTCTTGCACCCGGCGCCCAGACACTGCGACCCCGAGGGGCACTACTTGGAGTCCGAAGCACCGGCCCCTACCAGGCCTTATCGGTCAGGTGACCCTGCAGCCTCGGTCTctcccggcctcagtttccccacctgctgCTTGAGAGAGTGGCGGTCTGGGTGCTGACGACTGTCCCGGCGTTTTGGAGCGGGTCCAGACTCGGGCGCCCTTTAGGTCAGACAGTCAGCCTTTCTGTTCTTCCCGTTCTCCCGGAATCCTGTTTCAGGGGCTGGTCAGGCGCGGGAAGCCTCGAGGCACCGCGCTGG contains the following coding sequences:
- the KLC2 gene encoding kinesin light chain 2 isoform X1 — its product is MATMVLPREEKLSQDEIVLGTKAVIQGLETLRGEHRALLAPLVAHEAGEAEPGSQERCVLLRRSLEAIELGLGEAQVILALSSHLGAVESEKQKLRAQVRRLVQENQWLREELAGTQQKLQRSEQAVAQLEEEKQHLLFMSQIRKLDEDTSPSEEKGDVPKDSLDDLFPNEEEQSPAPSPGGGDVAAQHGGYEIPARLRTLHNLVIQYASQGRYEVAVPLCKQALEDLEKTSGHDHPDVATMLNILALVYRDQNKYKEAAHLLNDALAIREKTLGKDHPAVAATLNNLAVLYGKRGKYKEAEPLCKRALEIREKVLGKFHPDVAKQLSNLALLCQNQGKAEEVEYYYRRALEIYATRLGPDDPNVAKTKNNLASCYLKQGKYQDAETLYKEILTRAHEKEFGSVNGDNKPIWMHAEEREESKDKRRDSTPYGEYGSWYKACKVDSPTVNTTLRSLGALYRRQGKLEAAHTLEDCASRSRKQGLDPASQTRVVELLKDSSGGRGDRRGSRDVTGGAGARPESELEEAGPAAEWSGDGSGSLRRSGSFGKLRDALRRSSEMLVKKLQGGGPQEPPNPRMKRASSLNFLNKSVEEPVQPGGTGFSDSRTLSSSSMDLSRRSSLVG
- the KLC2 gene encoding kinesin light chain 2 isoform X2, giving the protein MATMVLPREEKLSQDEIVLGTKAVIQGLETLRGEHRALLAPLVAHEAGEAEPGSQERCVLLRRSLEAIELGLGEAQVILALSSHLGAVESEKQKLRAQVRRLVQENQWLREELAGTQQKLQRSEQAVAQLEEEKQHLLFMSQIRKLDEDTSPSEEKGDVPKDSLDDLFPNEEEQSPAPSPGGGDVAAQHGGYEIPARLRTLHNLVIQYASQGRYEVAVPLCKQALEDLEKTSGHDHPDVATMLNILALVYRDQNKYKEAAHLLNDALAIREKTLGKDHPAVAATLNNLAVLYGKRGKYKEAEPLCKRALEIREKVLGKFHPDVAKQLSNLALLCQNQGKAEEVEYYYRRALEIYATRLGPDDPNVAKTKNNLASCYLKQGKYQDAETLYKEILTRAHEKEFGSVNGDNKPIWMHAEEREESKDKRRDSTPYGEYGSWYKACKVDSPTVNTTLRSLGALYRRQGKLEAAHTLEDCASRSRKQTRVVELLKDSSGGRGDRRGSRDVTGGAGARPESELEEAGPAAEWSGDGSGSLRRSGSFGKLRDALRRSSEMLVKKLQGGGPQEPPNPRMKRASSLNFLNKSVEEPVQPGGTGFSDSRTLSSSSMDLSRRSSLVG
- the KLC2 gene encoding kinesin light chain 2 isoform X3 codes for the protein MPKENHKESTKDCREQESQSKDPGEVIKGDWKKMVILALSSHLGAVESEKQKLRAQVRRLVQENQWLREELAGTQQKLQRSEQAVAQLEEEKQHLLFMSQIRKLDEDTSPSEEKGDVPKDSLDDLFPNEEEQSPAPSPGGGDVAAQHGGYEIPARLRTLHNLVIQYASQGRYEVAVPLCKQALEDLEKTSGHDHPDVATMLNILALVYRDQNKYKEAAHLLNDALAIREKTLGKDHPAVAATLNNLAVLYGKRGKYKEAEPLCKRALEIREKVLGKFHPDVAKQLSNLALLCQNQGKAEEVEYYYRRALEIYATRLGPDDPNVAKTKNNLASCYLKQGKYQDAETLYKEILTRAHEKEFGSVNGDNKPIWMHAEEREESKDKRRDSTPYGEYGSWYKACKVDSPTVNTTLRSLGALYRRQGKLEAAHTLEDCASRSRKQGLDPASQTRVVELLKDSSGGRGDRRGSRDVTGGAGARPESELEEAGPAAEWSGDGSGSLRRSGSFGKLRDALRRSSEMLVKKLQGGGPQEPPNPRMKRASSLNFLNKSVEEPVQPGGTGFSDSRTLSSSSMDLSRRSSLVG